Proteins from a genomic interval of Trachemys scripta elegans isolate TJP31775 chromosome 25, CAS_Tse_1.0, whole genome shotgun sequence:
- the LOC117870052 gene encoding gastrula zinc finger protein XlCGF7.1-like isoform X1 — protein MCRSKKSVWLQPVFPVSKPGAILQLERGEELWIPDLQSSEKEVLPRAACTGSDLCLDSFCLPSGVGMMSENEEEKPQQEDAEQVEPHGTLSGRSKGNVSRSCALPEKAKACETQQMPEENLRIHSDLITHERINLEEPRYTCHECGKSFNGSSHLLRHQGIHRGEKPYTCSECGNSFSQNYTLIRHWRTHTGEKPYMCSECGKSFNQSSNLIRHRKIHTGEKPYECSECGKHFIHSSALISHQKIHTGETPYICSECGKSFNNSSDLITHRRIHTGEKPYSCAECGKSFNQSSILTRHQKIHMRENCNKCLD, from the exons ATGTGCCGATCCAAGAAATCTGTCTGGCTACAACCTG tgtttccagtttccaaacctgGTGCGATCTTGCagctggaacgaggggaagagcTGTGGATCCCAGACCTCCAGAGTTCTGAGAAAGAAGTGCTCCCGAGAGCTGCCTGCACAG GTAGTGACCTATGTCTGGATTCTTTCTGTCTCCCATCAGGTGTTGGGATGATGAgtgagaatgaggaggagaaaccccagcaggaagatgctgagcaagTAGAACCACATGGGACGTTATCAGGAAGATCCAAAGGGAATGTTTCCAGGAGTTGTGCACTCCCAGAAAAAGCAAAAGCCTGTGAGACTCAGCAGATGCCAGAAGAAAACTTGAGGATCCACTCAGACCTTATTACACATGAGAGAATCAACTTGGAAGAGCCACGCTACACATgccatgagtgtgggaaaagcttcaatgggAGCTCTCACCTTCTCAGACATCAGGGAATCCACAGAGGAGAGAAGCCCTACACGTGTTCTGAGTGcgggaatagcttcagtcagaacTATACCCTTATCAGACATTGGAGAACCCACACTGGAGAGAAACCTTACatgtgctctgagtgtgggaaaagcttcaatcagagctcaAACCTTATCAGACATAGGAAAATACACACAGGTgagaaaccctatgaatgctctgagtgtgggaaacacTTCATTCATAGTTCAGCCCTCATCTCACATCagaaaatccacacaggagagacaccctacatatgctctgagtgtgggaaaagctttaatAATAGCTCTGACCTGATCACACATcgtagaatccacacaggagagaaaccctactcGTGcgctgagtgcgggaaaagcttcaatcagagctcaATCCTTACTAGACATCAGAAAATCCACATGAGAGAGAACTGTAATAAATGCCTTGACTAG
- the LOC117870052 gene encoding gastrula zinc finger protein XlCGF49.1-like isoform X3, producing MMSENEEEKPQQEDAEQVEPHGTLSGRSKGNVSRSCALPEKAKACETQQMPEENLRIHSDLITHERINLEEPRYTCHECGKSFNGSSHLLRHQGIHRGEKPYTCSECGNSFSQNYTLIRHWRTHTGEKPYMCSECGKSFNQSSNLIRHRKIHTGEKPYECSECGKHFIHSSALISHQKIHTGETPYICSECGKSFNNSSDLITHRRIHTGEKPYSCAECGKSFNQSSILTRHQKIHMRENCNKCLD from the coding sequence ATGATGAgtgagaatgaggaggagaaaccccagcaggaagatgctgagcaagTAGAACCACATGGGACGTTATCAGGAAGATCCAAAGGGAATGTTTCCAGGAGTTGTGCACTCCCAGAAAAAGCAAAAGCCTGTGAGACTCAGCAGATGCCAGAAGAAAACTTGAGGATCCACTCAGACCTTATTACACATGAGAGAATCAACTTGGAAGAGCCACGCTACACATgccatgagtgtgggaaaagcttcaatgggAGCTCTCACCTTCTCAGACATCAGGGAATCCACAGAGGAGAGAAGCCCTACACGTGTTCTGAGTGcgggaatagcttcagtcagaacTATACCCTTATCAGACATTGGAGAACCCACACTGGAGAGAAACCTTACatgtgctctgagtgtgggaaaagcttcaatcagagctcaAACCTTATCAGACATAGGAAAATACACACAGGTgagaaaccctatgaatgctctgagtgtgggaaacacTTCATTCATAGTTCAGCCCTCATCTCACATCagaaaatccacacaggagagacaccctacatatgctctgagtgtgggaaaagctttaatAATAGCTCTGACCTGATCACACATcgtagaatccacacaggagagaaaccctactcGTGcgctgagtgcgggaaaagcttcaatcagagctcaATCCTTACTAGACATCAGAAAATCCACATGAGAGAGAACTGTAATAAATGCCTTGACTAG
- the LOC117870052 gene encoding gastrula zinc finger protein XlCGF7.1-like isoform X2 yields the protein MCRSKKSVWLQPVFPVSKPGAILQLERGEELWIPDLQSSEKEVLPRAACTGVGMMSENEEEKPQQEDAEQVEPHGTLSGRSKGNVSRSCALPEKAKACETQQMPEENLRIHSDLITHERINLEEPRYTCHECGKSFNGSSHLLRHQGIHRGEKPYTCSECGNSFSQNYTLIRHWRTHTGEKPYMCSECGKSFNQSSNLIRHRKIHTGEKPYECSECGKHFIHSSALISHQKIHTGETPYICSECGKSFNNSSDLITHRRIHTGEKPYSCAECGKSFNQSSILTRHQKIHMRENCNKCLD from the exons ATGTGCCGATCCAAGAAATCTGTCTGGCTACAACCTG tgtttccagtttccaaacctgGTGCGATCTTGCagctggaacgaggggaagagcTGTGGATCCCAGACCTCCAGAGTTCTGAGAAAGAAGTGCTCCCGAGAGCTGCCTGCACAG GTGTTGGGATGATGAgtgagaatgaggaggagaaaccccagcaggaagatgctgagcaagTAGAACCACATGGGACGTTATCAGGAAGATCCAAAGGGAATGTTTCCAGGAGTTGTGCACTCCCAGAAAAAGCAAAAGCCTGTGAGACTCAGCAGATGCCAGAAGAAAACTTGAGGATCCACTCAGACCTTATTACACATGAGAGAATCAACTTGGAAGAGCCACGCTACACATgccatgagtgtgggaaaagcttcaatgggAGCTCTCACCTTCTCAGACATCAGGGAATCCACAGAGGAGAGAAGCCCTACACGTGTTCTGAGTGcgggaatagcttcagtcagaacTATACCCTTATCAGACATTGGAGAACCCACACTGGAGAGAAACCTTACatgtgctctgagtgtgggaaaagcttcaatcagagctcaAACCTTATCAGACATAGGAAAATACACACAGGTgagaaaccctatgaatgctctgagtgtgggaaacacTTCATTCATAGTTCAGCCCTCATCTCACATCagaaaatccacacaggagagacaccctacatatgctctgagtgtgggaaaagctttaatAATAGCTCTGACCTGATCACACATcgtagaatccacacaggagagaaaccctactcGTGcgctgagtgcgggaaaagcttcaatcagagctcaATCCTTACTAGACATCAGAAAATCCACATGAGAGAGAACTGTAATAAATGCCTTGACTAG